One part of the Thermococcus litoralis DSM 5473 genome encodes these proteins:
- a CDS encoding tRNA uridine(34) 5-carboxymethylaminomethyl modification radical SAM/GNAT enzyme Elp3 produces the protein MEEKYRKACEEIAKAVISGEIKDRRELNRFKVKIAAKYHLSKIPTNSDVLRVMSREDRERFKDFLKKKPTRTISGVAVVAMMTKPFPCPHGRCIYCPGGPSEGSPQSYTGKEPSALRALQNAYHPYLIMMNRLKQLYDIGHDIDKVEVIIQGGTFPAVDLDYQEWFIKEAFKAMNDFPYFKDIENLEEKIRKAVLFGEIDEDPLFKKAWEKTHRKPYYYLEEEQRKNEKAKVRMVGLTIETRPDWAMERQIDRMLKLGTTRVELGVQTVFNFIYERVKRGHTVEDTVRATQLLKDAGLKINYHMMPGLPGSNFERDLKAFQIIFEDERFRPDMLKIYPTLVTKDTLLYRWYKEGKYRPYTTEEAVELLVEVYKLLPKWVRVMRIQRDIPVQLVEAGVKHSNLGQLVFNELIKRGIRPREIRFREVGHQMQKFGVQPEVEHIKLLREDYKASEGHEVFLSFEDVKNDILIGFIRLRIPSEKAHRKEINCCPSAIVRELHVYGPLVPIGGKPKYEWQHRGYGRELLAEAERIAREEFDAKKMLIISGVGVREYYRKFGYRKDGPYVSKRLDKGYANFVKSKEFDAHLNT, from the coding sequence ATGGAGGAAAAATATAGAAAAGCCTGCGAGGAAATTGCAAAGGCCGTAATTTCGGGCGAGATTAAGGATAGGAGAGAGCTCAATAGGTTTAAGGTTAAAATCGCTGCTAAATATCATCTCTCAAAGATTCCCACTAATTCAGACGTGCTTAGGGTAATGAGCAGGGAAGATAGGGAGAGGTTCAAGGACTTCCTCAAGAAGAAGCCTACCAGGACAATCAGCGGGGTTGCCGTTGTTGCAATGATGACGAAGCCATTTCCGTGCCCGCACGGCAGGTGTATCTACTGTCCCGGAGGCCCAAGTGAGGGCTCTCCTCAAAGCTACACTGGAAAGGAGCCATCAGCTTTAAGGGCTCTTCAGAATGCTTATCATCCCTATCTCATAATGATGAACCGCTTGAAGCAGCTCTATGATATCGGCCACGATATAGATAAAGTCGAGGTCATTATACAGGGTGGAACTTTCCCTGCTGTTGATTTAGATTACCAAGAGTGGTTCATAAAAGAGGCATTCAAAGCTATGAACGATTTCCCTTATTTCAAGGACATTGAGAACCTTGAAGAGAAAATTAGAAAGGCAGTTCTTTTTGGAGAGATTGACGAAGACCCACTCTTCAAAAAGGCCTGGGAGAAAACTCACAGAAAACCGTACTATTATCTCGAGGAAGAGCAGAGAAAGAACGAGAAGGCGAAGGTCAGAATGGTGGGATTAACTATTGAAACAAGGCCAGATTGGGCTATGGAAAGACAAATCGATAGAATGCTTAAGCTCGGCACAACGAGAGTAGAGCTTGGAGTTCAGACGGTCTTCAACTTCATCTATGAGAGGGTAAAGAGGGGGCACACCGTTGAGGATACGGTAAGGGCCACACAGCTCCTCAAAGATGCCGGTCTTAAGATAAACTACCACATGATGCCGGGCTTGCCGGGGAGCAACTTTGAGAGGGACTTAAAGGCCTTCCAAATAATCTTTGAAGATGAGCGCTTCAGGCCTGATATGCTCAAAATTTACCCCACTCTGGTCACAAAGGACACGCTCCTCTACAGATGGTATAAGGAAGGGAAATACAGGCCCTACACGACTGAAGAAGCCGTTGAGCTGCTTGTTGAGGTGTACAAACTCCTTCCAAAATGGGTTAGAGTTATGAGGATTCAGAGAGACATCCCGGTTCAGCTTGTTGAAGCTGGAGTAAAGCACTCCAATTTGGGACAGCTGGTGTTCAATGAGCTTATAAAGAGAGGTATAAGGCCGAGAGAGATTCGTTTTAGGGAAGTTGGGCATCAGATGCAGAAGTTTGGGGTTCAGCCTGAAGTTGAGCACATCAAATTGCTAAGGGAGGATTATAAAGCAAGCGAGGGACATGAGGTATTCCTGAGCTTTGAAGATGTGAAGAACGACATTCTAATCGGCTTCATCAGGCTTAGAATCCCAAGTGAAAAAGCCCACAGGAAGGAAATAAACTGCTGTCCATCTGCTATAGTCAGGGAGCTCCACGTTTATGGACCTTTGGTTCCAATAGGTGGAAAGCCGAAGTACGAGTGGCAGCATAGGGGTTACGGAAGGGAGCTTTTAGCTGAGGCGGAGAGAATAGCGAGGGAAGAATTCGATGCAAAGAAGATGCTCATCATAAGTGGCGTTGGCGTTAGGGAATACTACAGAAAGTTTGGCTATAGAAAGGATGGCCCATATGTGAGCAAGAGGCTTGACAAGGGCTATGCAAACTTTGTGAAAAGCAAAGAGTTTGATGCGCATTTGAACACCTGA
- a CDS encoding tripartite tricarboxylate transporter permease has protein sequence MDIASLLIQVTFLTAFSVLLYIIIGMIPGTDETATIAPITLAFLAAGFDPLLVLAWFMGTIVAFKAADAVPTALAAIPGGVMAVPQVPDALVARKYGYSEIILRKGITASVIGTVVAIAITLPLSFYLTPLGELLKNPAGPLGWPGWVYLIVAGILLLAVMSKAKVLALLAIFPFAMLVQGLRGLYGQSAFISIFLAITIGPILYELLTLISPNNHHLKRQDYARIKLVKTGKISLNPLHHLTKVEVMLSSVLAGLSGILATFMSPVGLTVLFGDLVKESQKDELKGSLMAYAVRDAIKNATYIGGTLIPLIALGVPTGPMSAGPAHPFFAELAAFGGLTPRDVLLQRYSTSTIILVTVYATLFAAVLAYLILIKYSKQLTRFVFKKVPAEALYATFLAIVLVLAYNDAGIAGIFGSILVGLISATFVRNGVSIGILFMVLVAAPYLVGLLF, from the coding sequence ATGGATATCGCCAGCCTTTTAATCCAAGTTACCTTCCTAACGGCTTTTTCGGTTTTGTTGTATATAATAATTGGAATGATACCCGGAACTGACGAAACTGCCACAATTGCTCCAATAACTTTAGCTTTCCTAGCGGCTGGATTTGATCCTCTGCTTGTTCTTGCTTGGTTCATGGGTACAATAGTCGCATTTAAAGCTGCAGATGCAGTTCCTACGGCACTTGCTGCAATTCCCGGTGGCGTTATGGCTGTACCTCAGGTTCCAGATGCATTAGTGGCCAGGAAATATGGTTATTCGGAGATTATCTTAAGAAAGGGGATAACTGCTAGTGTCATTGGTACGGTAGTTGCCATAGCAATAACGTTGCCTTTGTCTTTCTACTTGACGCCTCTTGGAGAATTACTTAAAAACCCTGCTGGGCCCTTAGGCTGGCCCGGTTGGGTTTATTTGATTGTTGCAGGGATACTTTTACTAGCAGTGATGTCAAAGGCAAAGGTACTTGCATTGTTGGCTATATTCCCATTTGCAATGCTTGTTCAGGGCCTTAGGGGGCTATATGGGCAGTCAGCCTTTATAAGCATCTTTCTAGCAATTACAATTGGCCCAATACTCTACGAGCTCTTAACATTAATTTCACCGAATAACCATCATTTAAAGCGACAAGACTATGCCCGGATTAAGCTAGTAAAAACTGGAAAAATATCATTAAACCCCTTGCATCATCTTACCAAGGTAGAAGTTATGCTTTCCTCCGTCTTGGCAGGGTTAAGTGGAATTTTAGCGACCTTCATGAGCCCTGTAGGATTAACAGTTCTCTTTGGGGATCTTGTAAAGGAAAGCCAAAAAGATGAACTTAAGGGCTCTCTTATGGCTTATGCAGTCAGAGATGCCATAAAGAATGCTACTTATATTGGGGGAACTCTTATACCCCTCATTGCATTGGGAGTTCCTACGGGACCAATGTCAGCAGGACCAGCACATCCATTCTTTGCTGAACTTGCAGCTTTTGGTGGATTGACTCCAAGAGACGTCCTTCTTCAAAGATATTCAACATCAACAATAATCCTCGTTACTGTTTATGCAACTTTATTTGCTGCAGTACTTGCGTATTTGATACTCATAAAGTATTCAAAGCAATTAACCAGATTTGTCTTTAAAAAAGTACCTGCAGAAGCATTGTATGCTACATTCTTAGCAATAGTCCTTGTATTGGCATACAATGATGCTGGAATCGCAGGAATCTTTGGCTCAATATTGGTAGGCCTTATTTCTGCAACATTCGTTAGGAACGGAGTTTCAATTGGTATACTATTCATGGTGCTTGTTGCGGCTCCTTATCTTGTAGGTTTGCTGTTTTGA
- a CDS encoding Nif3-like dinuclear metal center hexameric protein encodes MASRDKIVAFLDEYLSINSFPDKSRNGLQVEGKEEVEKIAFAVDACMDTFVKARALGADMLIVHHGLIWGGIEYVRGLVQKRLKYLLENEMNLYAAHLPLDVHPEVGNNAQLLKLLDLEPKEPFGEYNGISIGYISEFEEPKPLPLVAQILVEKLKTEYVKAYEFGVEEIKSVAVVSGRGGFAIPEAIEKGVDLFITGEFLHDDYHTAKEGRLTVIAAGHYATETLGVKALMLVLREKFGVKTAFIDNPTGL; translated from the coding sequence ATGGCGAGTAGGGATAAAATTGTCGCGTTCCTTGATGAGTATTTAAGCATAAACTCTTTTCCCGATAAATCCCGAAACGGACTACAAGTTGAGGGAAAAGAAGAGGTAGAAAAGATTGCCTTTGCAGTTGATGCCTGTATGGACACCTTTGTTAAAGCCAGAGCTCTAGGAGCGGATATGCTAATAGTACATCATGGCTTAATATGGGGGGGAATAGAGTACGTCAGAGGGCTTGTACAAAAAAGGCTTAAGTATCTTCTCGAAAATGAGATGAACCTCTACGCCGCTCATTTACCCCTCGACGTTCATCCCGAGGTAGGAAACAATGCACAGCTTTTGAAGCTCTTAGATTTGGAGCCAAAGGAGCCCTTCGGAGAGTACAACGGAATAAGCATTGGATACATTTCGGAATTTGAGGAACCAAAACCTTTACCCCTGGTGGCTCAAATACTTGTAGAGAAGCTGAAGACTGAGTATGTAAAAGCCTATGAATTTGGAGTAGAGGAAATAAAAAGCGTTGCAGTAGTCAGCGGCAGGGGAGGATTTGCAATCCCAGAGGCAATAGAAAAAGGTGTTGATCTCTTCATAACGGGAGAGTTTTTACACGACGACTACCACACAGCTAAGGAAGGACGGTTAACCGTTATAGCGGCAGGACATTATGCCACAGAAACCCTCGGCGTTAAAGCATTAATGCTAGTATTGAGGGAAAAATTTGGAGTTAAGACTGCCTTCATTGACAATCCTACTGGACTGTGA
- a CDS encoding DUF4932 domain-containing protein translates to MKKRSIVLLLLILIVIGSGCILPASQPSNATNESLNLVKRQLSDNVYVSVDPRVELVEIIYRISGSEWYKERVAPEKAGVSPENYEYLKDIDEYFGKYKGLRAVEMAGKLSERGLTYDALPKFAVHLNPDTFELEGNWSDMLKDRPWLDEEELNEFAEAVREFAEETDFWKFYNENVEFYNATINEFVRENLDLAKIPKFEEEFFGEKATSWNIILQMGLAHHSFGGWLEGKEEKEIYSFLGICRFEENLPEFCGASVHEFAHSFVNPAVDRNYELFEPYESLYAPVKEKMSKMAYGNFKTMLYETLVRAFEAYYLRETIGEVAARESLLADKVRGFYFIEDVYNAYVNEYVPNRDRYRTFDDFMPRLAEIIGEVYKRTNGGKNVELPEWPTVNDFAERLSEKGCLVVYHGGNTTRHLAERIGERFRLRMEEEADINDNDLKNNIILVLLPDSELLKRLENHMVIRVNGTSVYSNVTGKTYTGSIRAFEVIKNPWDESKLMLVIVGTEDSALRGIHAYNNLHYSIRDARTDKLLEGG, encoded by the coding sequence ATGAAGAAACGTTCCATAGTTTTATTACTTCTAATTCTAATAGTCATTGGGAGTGGTTGCATATTACCTGCATCTCAACCCTCCAATGCCACCAATGAGAGTCTGAATCTCGTCAAAAGACAGCTCTCCGACAACGTCTACGTTTCAGTGGACCCGAGGGTGGAGCTTGTGGAGATAATATACCGCATCTCCGGCTCGGAGTGGTATAAAGAGAGAGTGGCACCGGAGAAGGCGGGTGTATCGCCCGAAAACTATGAGTATCTAAAGGATATAGACGAGTACTTTGGAAAGTACAAGGGGTTGAGAGCGGTTGAAATGGCAGGGAAACTTTCCGAAAGAGGCTTGACCTACGATGCACTCCCAAAGTTCGCCGTTCATCTCAATCCAGACACCTTTGAGCTCGAGGGGAACTGGAGTGACATGCTTAAGGATCGACCGTGGCTGGATGAAGAAGAGCTGAACGAATTCGCGGAGGCTGTGAGAGAGTTTGCCGAGGAGACCGACTTCTGGAAGTTCTACAATGAAAACGTTGAGTTTTACAACGCCACAATCAACGAGTTCGTAAGGGAAAACCTTGACCTCGCCAAAATCCCCAAGTTCGAGGAGGAGTTCTTTGGCGAGAAGGCGACATCCTGGAATATAATCCTTCAGATGGGGCTTGCGCATCACAGCTTTGGGGGCTGGCTTGAGGGGAAAGAAGAAAAGGAGATCTACAGCTTTCTCGGGATATGCCGCTTTGAGGAAAACCTCCCGGAGTTTTGTGGTGCGTCCGTTCACGAGTTCGCCCACAGCTTCGTGAATCCTGCGGTTGATAGAAACTACGAGCTCTTTGAGCCCTACGAGTCCCTATACGCCCCGGTCAAAGAGAAGATGTCGAAAATGGCATATGGGAACTTCAAGACAATGCTATACGAGACACTCGTCAGGGCGTTCGAGGCTTACTACCTAAGGGAGACCATAGGGGAAGTGGCCGCGAGGGAGAGTCTCCTCGCCGATAAAGTTAGGGGCTTCTATTTCATTGAAGATGTCTACAACGCGTACGTGAACGAGTACGTCCCCAACAGAGACAGGTATAGAACCTTCGACGACTTCATGCCGAGGCTCGCCGAGATCATAGGTGAGGTATACAAAAGGACCAACGGTGGGAAAAACGTTGAACTGCCTGAATGGCCGACCGTAAATGATTTTGCAGAGAGGCTCTCCGAAAAAGGCTGCCTTGTGGTTTACCATGGGGGTAACACTACGCGTCACTTGGCGGAAAGGATTGGCGAGAGGTTTAGGTTGAGAATGGAGGAAGAAGCTGATATTAACGATAACGACCTCAAAAATAACATTATTCTCGTTCTTCTCCCGGACAGCGAGCTCCTAAAGAGGCTTGAGAACCACATGGTGATAAGGGTAAATGGAACTTCCGTTTACAGCAATGTGACAGGAAAAACATACACAGGGAGTATCAGAGCATTTGAAGTTATCAAAAACCCCTGGGATGAGAGCAAATTGATGCTCGTTATAGTCGGCACTGAAGACAGTGCTCTAAGAGGCATTCACGCCTACAATAACCTGCACTACAGCATAAGGGACGCTAGAACGGATAAGCTCCTCGAGGGAGGGTAA
- the alaS gene encoding alanine--tRNA ligase produces MIMDMSTRMFKEEGWIRKTCKVCGKPFWTLDPDRETCGDPPCDEYEFIGNPGIPKKYTLDEMREKFLSFFERKGHGRVKRYPVLPRWRDDVLLVGASIMDFQPWVISGEADPPANPLTISQPSIRFTDIDNVGITGRHFTIFEMMAHHAFNYPGKPIYWMDETVEYAYEFFTKDLGMKGEDITFKENPWAGGGNAGPAFEVLYRGLEVATLVFMQYKLAPPDADPSQVVEIKGDKYVPMDTRVVDTGYGLERLVWMSQGTPTAYDAVLDYVIEPLKKMAGIEKIDDRILMENSKLAGMFDIEDMGDLRVLRETVAKRVGIDPDELTRLVRPYELIYAIADHTKALTFMLSDGVVPSNVKAGYLARLLIRKSIRHLRELGLEIPLSEIVAMHIKALHKTFPEFKEMEDVVLDMVNVEEKKYAETLKRGSGLVKREIEKLKKQGINELPLEKLILFYESHGLTPEIVKEIAEKEGMKVKVPDNFYSLVAKEAEKTVKKEEEKRIVDFELVQDLPDTRTLYYEDPFMKEFDAKVLRVIEDWVVLDQTAFYPEGGGQPCDLGELSGIKVLDVQKVGKVILHKVENPEAFKEGDTVHGKIDWQRRIQHMRHHTGTHVLMGALVRVLGKHVWQAGSQLSTDWARLDIAHYKRISEEELKEIELLANKVVMESRPVKWEWLPRTEAEQKYGFRLYQGGVVPGRIIRILNIKDWDVQACGGTHLPNTGLIGPIKILRTERIQDGVERIIFTCGEATIKEWQKEREILSRTSEVFRVPPEKLPETAERFFEEWKQARKEVEKLNKELAKLLVYELESKVEKIGEIEFIGAIVEGEIDHLREAALKLKKPKRVVALISEDSKAVVVSVGDEIPHKAGDLIKIITKVAGGGGGGKKDLAQGKIKNVLKAKEALEELKKAL; encoded by the coding sequence ATGATCATGGACATGAGTACAAGGATGTTTAAGGAAGAAGGGTGGATAAGAAAAACCTGTAAGGTCTGTGGAAAACCTTTTTGGACGCTTGACCCAGATAGAGAAACCTGTGGGGATCCACCATGTGATGAGTACGAATTCATAGGAAACCCGGGCATCCCAAAGAAGTACACTCTCGACGAGATGCGTGAGAAGTTCCTGAGCTTTTTTGAGAGAAAGGGACACGGAAGAGTAAAACGCTACCCCGTTTTACCCAGATGGAGAGACGATGTGCTCCTCGTTGGAGCGAGCATAATGGACTTCCAACCGTGGGTTATAAGCGGTGAAGCTGATCCTCCCGCAAATCCACTCACGATAAGCCAGCCATCAATAAGGTTTACCGACATAGACAACGTTGGAATAACTGGCAGGCACTTCACGATATTTGAAATGATGGCACACCATGCTTTCAACTATCCGGGTAAACCGATTTACTGGATGGATGAGACCGTTGAATATGCCTACGAGTTTTTCACCAAGGATTTGGGGATGAAAGGAGAAGATATAACTTTTAAGGAGAACCCGTGGGCTGGTGGAGGAAACGCTGGTCCGGCTTTTGAGGTTCTCTACCGCGGTTTAGAAGTTGCCACTTTAGTGTTCATGCAGTATAAGTTAGCCCCTCCAGACGCTGATCCATCTCAGGTTGTTGAGATTAAGGGAGATAAGTATGTCCCGATGGATACGAGGGTCGTTGATACTGGTTATGGGCTTGAAAGGCTTGTCTGGATGAGCCAAGGGACTCCAACGGCATATGATGCAGTCTTAGACTATGTCATTGAGCCCCTCAAAAAGATGGCTGGAATTGAAAAAATAGACGACAGAATTCTCATGGAGAACTCAAAATTAGCGGGAATGTTTGATATTGAAGATATGGGTGATTTGAGAGTATTGAGGGAGACAGTTGCAAAGAGGGTTGGAATTGATCCAGATGAACTTACGAGACTCGTTAGACCGTATGAACTGATATACGCAATAGCCGACCATACAAAAGCTCTCACCTTTATGCTTTCCGATGGTGTTGTTCCCTCTAACGTTAAAGCTGGTTACCTTGCTAGATTGCTCATAAGGAAGAGCATAAGACACCTTAGAGAGCTCGGTTTGGAAATCCCCCTCAGCGAAATAGTTGCAATGCACATAAAGGCTTTACACAAGACTTTCCCAGAGTTCAAGGAAATGGAAGATGTTGTTCTTGATATGGTCAACGTTGAAGAAAAGAAATACGCAGAGACCCTAAAGAGGGGAAGCGGATTAGTGAAGAGAGAAATCGAAAAGCTTAAAAAACAAGGCATTAACGAACTCCCCCTTGAGAAGCTTATTCTCTTCTATGAGAGCCACGGCTTGACCCCTGAAATCGTCAAGGAGATTGCGGAGAAAGAAGGCATGAAAGTCAAGGTTCCGGACAACTTCTACAGCTTAGTTGCCAAAGAGGCTGAAAAGACTGTCAAGAAAGAAGAGGAGAAGAGAATAGTGGACTTTGAGCTCGTTCAAGACTTGCCAGATACGAGAACCCTCTACTACGAGGATCCGTTTATGAAGGAGTTTGATGCAAAGGTGCTTAGGGTAATAGAGGACTGGGTGGTTTTGGATCAGACCGCATTTTATCCCGAAGGTGGAGGTCAGCCGTGTGATTTGGGCGAGCTCAGCGGAATTAAAGTGCTCGATGTCCAGAAAGTTGGCAAAGTAATCCTCCACAAGGTGGAGAATCCTGAAGCTTTCAAAGAAGGAGACACCGTTCACGGAAAAATTGACTGGCAGAGGAGAATACAGCACATGAGACACCACACCGGTACTCACGTTCTCATGGGAGCCCTTGTTAGGGTTCTTGGAAAACACGTTTGGCAGGCTGGCTCCCAATTAAGCACCGATTGGGCTAGATTGGATATAGCTCACTACAAGCGCATCAGCGAAGAGGAGCTTAAAGAAATAGAGCTTTTAGCAAATAAAGTGGTCATGGAAAGCAGACCTGTTAAATGGGAATGGTTGCCAAGAACCGAGGCGGAGCAAAAGTACGGCTTTAGGCTTTATCAGGGGGGAGTAGTGCCGGGCAGGATAATCAGAATTTTGAACATTAAAGATTGGGATGTGCAAGCTTGTGGAGGTACACACTTACCAAATACTGGCTTGATAGGCCCAATAAAAATCCTTCGCACGGAGAGAATACAGGATGGAGTTGAGAGGATAATCTTCACATGTGGCGAGGCAACTATCAAGGAATGGCAGAAGGAAAGGGAGATATTAAGCAGAACGAGTGAGGTATTTAGAGTTCCTCCAGAGAAACTGCCAGAGACTGCAGAGAGGTTCTTTGAGGAATGGAAGCAAGCAAGGAAAGAAGTGGAGAAGCTCAACAAAGAACTTGCGAAGCTTTTAGTCTATGAGCTCGAGAGCAAAGTTGAGAAAATAGGAGAGATTGAGTTCATTGGAGCTATAGTGGAGGGAGAGATAGATCACTTAAGAGAAGCAGCTCTGAAGCTTAAGAAACCAAAGAGAGTTGTTGCTTTGATAAGTGAGGACAGCAAAGCCGTTGTGGTCAGCGTTGGTGATGAAATACCACACAAAGCCGGTGATCTGATAAAGATAATCACGAAGGTTGCAGGCGGAGGCGGTGGAGGTAAGAAAGACCTTGCCCAAGGAAAGATAAAGAACGTCCTGAAGGCCAAGGAAGCTCTAGAGGAGCTCAAAAAGGCTCTCTAA
- a CDS encoding initiation control protein YabA, protein MVKRILCKDLYEEIERLERSVVELEEQIIELKTQLNMKTEEATSLYIENQSLRHKIEMLEKSHKQLIEMLKKMKIPFVVVNEDEFEDVEVDK, encoded by the coding sequence ATGGTAAAAAGAATATTATGCAAAGACCTCTATGAAGAAATAGAACGGCTTGAACGCTCTGTTGTGGAGCTTGAGGAGCAGATAATTGAGTTAAAGACCCAGCTCAACATGAAAACTGAAGAAGCGACGAGCCTCTATATCGAGAACCAAAGTCTGAGACACAAAATAGAAATGCTAGAAAAAAGTCATAAACAGCTCATTGAGATGCTTAAAAAGATGAAAATTCCTTTTGTTGTCGTAAATGAGGATGAGTTTGAAGACGTGGAAGTCGACAAATAA
- a CDS encoding nitrilase, translated as MKVGFVQMEPKLLDLNTNLSKAEKLIGEAARQGAKLIVLPELFDAGYNFETKEEVEGIAQQIPDGETTQFLVEQAREHEAFIVAGTAEKDERGKLYNSAVIVGPIGWGYIGKYRKVHLFYREKLFFEPGNLGFHVFNIGIAKVGIMICFDWFFPESMRTLALKGADIVAHPANLVLPYAPRAMPIRSLENRVFSITANRIGEERGLRFIGMSQINSPKAEILLRASEDKEEVGVVEINIEEARNKKLNEFNDIFKDRRPEYYAV; from the coding sequence ATGAAAGTTGGATTTGTTCAGATGGAGCCAAAGCTTTTGGATCTTAATACCAACCTCAGCAAAGCTGAGAAATTAATTGGAGAGGCTGCAAGACAAGGTGCAAAGCTCATTGTTCTTCCAGAGCTTTTTGACGCGGGCTACAATTTTGAGACGAAAGAAGAAGTGGAGGGGATAGCCCAGCAGATTCCAGATGGGGAGACCACTCAATTTCTTGTTGAGCAGGCAAGGGAGCATGAAGCGTTCATAGTGGCTGGAACCGCTGAGAAAGATGAGAGGGGGAAACTTTACAACTCCGCTGTCATTGTAGGCCCAATAGGATGGGGCTACATTGGAAAATACCGCAAGGTTCACCTTTTCTATAGGGAGAAGCTTTTCTTTGAGCCTGGAAACCTCGGCTTTCACGTCTTCAACATAGGTATTGCAAAAGTGGGAATTATGATATGCTTTGACTGGTTCTTCCCGGAGTCGATGAGAACGCTTGCCCTTAAAGGGGCTGATATCGTTGCACATCCGGCCAATCTGGTTCTTCCCTATGCTCCAAGGGCAATGCCAATAAGGAGCCTCGAAAACAGGGTATTCAGCATAACAGCAAACAGAATCGGAGAAGAGAGGGGGCTAAGGTTCATAGGCATGAGCCAGATAAACTCACCAAAGGCTGAAATCCTGCTCAGGGCAAGTGAAGATAAGGAGGAAGTGGGAGTTGTTGAGATAAACATCGAAGAGGCGAGGAACAAAAAGCTTAACGAGTTCAATGACATCTTCAAGGATAGGAGACCGGAATACTATGCTGTTTGA
- a CDS encoding metallophosphoesterase — MENFPYEELSLELQTSSGRTLVLADPHIAFELSRGLRVRTKFEKSLAEFIKEKDPDLVIILGDIKEPLGMSRFVKKLLMEFFSEIVEYSIVITKGNHDGKIEEVTKEFKNVNVVSHFLLDDTLFLHGHQNLPEVEFKKAFLGHIHPAISLRIGRNIRKVKCFFKVEDFLILPTINPYIEGFDVREGIKMIPFLKNSSSGEAFLGDGTYIGKVELNRKA; from the coding sequence ATGGAAAACTTCCCTTACGAGGAGCTTTCTCTTGAACTGCAAACATCTTCCGGAAGAACCCTTGTTCTTGCGGATCCACATATAGCTTTTGAACTTTCGAGGGGATTAAGGGTAAGAACAAAATTCGAAAAAAGCCTTGCAGAGTTTATAAAAGAGAAAGATCCGGATCTGGTGATTATCCTAGGTGACATAAAAGAGCCCCTCGGAATGAGTAGATTTGTCAAAAAGCTCCTTATGGAATTCTTTTCTGAGATTGTGGAATACAGCATTGTCATAACAAAAGGAAACCACGACGGAAAGATAGAAGAAGTCACAAAGGAATTCAAAAATGTAAATGTCGTCAGTCATTTTCTCCTCGATGATACGCTTTTCCTCCATGGACACCAGAACCTCCCAGAAGTTGAGTTTAAGAAAGCTTTTCTAGGACACATCCACCCTGCAATCAGCTTGAGGATTGGAAGGAACATTAGAAAAGTAAAATGCTTCTTTAAAGTTGAAGATTTTCTAATTTTGCCCACGATAAACCCCTACATAGAAGGGTTCGACGTGAGAGAGGGGATAAAAATGATCCCATTTTTGAAAAATTCTTCATCAGGAGAGGCTTTTCTTGGAGACGGAACCTATATTGGCAAAGTTGAGCTAAACCGTAAGGCTTAA
- a CDS encoding transcriptional regulator — protein sequence MGDVYDKLESLLRTLGFKKNELRIYRLLLEKKAPMRITEIKEELGISERSVREHVLNLYKRGVLKRELIQRGWLGYVYSAVSPSELLAKLKENVVKKINEIEKELKNDNI from the coding sequence ATGGGGGACGTGTACGATAAGCTTGAGAGCCTCTTGAGAACATTGGGATTCAAGAAAAACGAACTTAGAATATACCGCCTGCTCTTGGAAAAGAAAGCCCCTATGAGGATAACTGAAATAAAAGAGGAGCTTGGAATAAGCGAGAGAAGTGTTAGGGAACACGTCCTCAACCTGTACAAAAGGGGAGTTCTCAAGAGGGAGCTCATTCAAAGAGGCTGGCTTGGCTATGTTTATTCTGCAGTCTCACCTTCTGAGCTTCTGGCAAAACTTAAGGAAAATGTTGTCAAAAAGATAAATGAAATTGAGAAAGAACTAAAAAACGATAATATCTAA